TTGGGACCAATTGTGTCTATTTTGCTGTGATTTGTGTCTAATTGTGGGTAATTTGCTTGTTAAATTGGGAGGTGCCTATAACGCTTAAATTTGCTTATTGAAGTTAGTTGCCTCTGATTGCCTTGTTTAGGAGCATTTTATCCTTTTGGTTTCCTTTACTAAGCTATTTGGAGCACTTGTTGCATGATTGGATTGCCTTGATTCTGAATTTGACTACATTTGGACCACAGGGGGTCATTGATTGCATTTGTTATTAGTGTTGAGGTATTCGTATAACCTGTGGGTGATTGAATTGTGCCTATTGTTCATTGGGTTggttttaaacaaaaaattgttattactttgaaatTCCTGTTTCCATTATCTGTTGGCAATTGTAGTCCCTTGTGATTAGAGTGACATCTAGAGATCATGGTAAGACCAAGATCCGCTTCTAGGTTTAGGACACCTAGACACTCGCAGCCTCCTCCTACCCCAAGGGCTGACGAATGGCACCAGCTCCAGATGCGAGTTGAGCGACTAGCGACTCGGATGACCCACATTGACGTCAACCTGCATCACATACGCAGAATTTGGCAGCATTTATGCCCCATGCAGGCCTTGACCTCAATTTCCACCTGaactgcccctgttttgatgacttcagggaagtaccgttgcccctctccttccttctacttttacattatcacattgagggcaatgtgtgatttaggtgtgggggggagaTCAGTTGGGGTgctagtatttttgtttttagtttctaggggcttttcctttatttttagttagtttttgcctatctttcatttattttattttctttttctttctagtgGTCAGTCCTTAAATGAATACCAAGTTTTGATGCTGGATTGTTGTCTCTAATTATGTTATTGCcaagttttagtaataaaaatatatcaagttgatgtggttgagttcaggaacatctctttggtgaatatcaataattgcttaacttttccaatttttggttaacttttctaggtatagggaatgattgttggcattctTCATATGAATTGGTCcagttattaattttagttctccatatttggaaatttgaggctggctgctgttattttgtgtcatttttagttattgtgctatatggttgtaaataagaattgactgtactccgctagtggttactactgagtaaccggggatcttcacctaaagtgttgATTTttgcgtcaaaaggtagtagttgctatgagtgcgtggtctcgtagcgattggagctgagtaaccgggctcctccatctggcaaatgttggagttcgcgtcaaaaggctctaagggctatagactgagtcttttgttactcaaaaaaaaaaaaaagtaaagtaaagattgtgttagtatgtgaataagtcagcttgccggtttgtgatcttaatgtcgagattttagttaatagttggaccatttgctgataaatgtgagcaaccattcctttttcttagatcaGTTTGCcttaaattggaggagttggtggTTAGGAAACTAACTGGGGTGATTTGTCTTTGATCTTGACCTgtgatgcttgatatatgtttttcttgGTACCTTGGCAATACAGCAGTTGGAGCAATGCCCATTTTTAAATATTGGTGTTATTTGTCGTccccatgcttgagggcaagcatgatttaggtgtgtggggaattgatagggtgttaattgttggttattttattgttaatttccccctttatccttgccaaatattgttttaattattaatatttacttatatttggtattggatTCAATTTCAGGGAATGGAGTAGAAAACTACAGAAATGAGGGACTTTTTGGAGATAATTGAGATTTCAAACAACCGGGCTCACATGGTGCTACAAAGGGATTGCATTTCCTTTGCTGATTAGGAGATTGAAGTCCTACAAGTAATAGGAAACAAAACAAGAAGGAAAGCCTCGGTTGGTGCAGGAAGCTTTGGGAGGACTTTTGCTCTCAATTGTGCGGGGACCACGGAGAAAAGAAAGGCATTAGTCTATTATTTAGGAAGAAACGTACAGAGGCTAGTAAGTCCTACTATCAATAGGAAACAAGAAGGAATTCGGAGGGTCCCATCTTTTGgattcttttctcttcttattaGGTTAGAAGACTAGTCACGGGGGATAGATGGAATTAGAGGCTGAATAGCCGCAGGACTGAGTTTTTTACTTTCGACAGTATCATGTTGGGAATTTCCTCAACAATGAAGAACTGAATTCTTATTTTCTAGTTAAGGGGACAATTGACGATTTGGttcgacaattactgtgagatcgaatctgttttaattattttcttcatttattggtatttatatgtttcttgattttaattgttatggccttgtgtatgattgattagtgcgcaataattaattattcatataggctatttttgctaaataggggtaattgaatccgtaattgttcgttatctctacctcagtagcaactggcgtaattgggtttatgtcaggggagcatatgatctagtttaaacaaaccctcgtagcgtgtttgttggttaggattggacctttctaattattaatgcaatctaggaATTAAATcatacggtcgtacctagggttatttttgggttagagaaatagctaacggtcgtaccttagctatcgagaaattaaggaagggttggttgtttatcgcgtgcatgacaactataactaatctattactaaatgttggaattatttctgcatcaatgatcagtgcatgaaccatttctgaagtgtactcTTGGCTAGAGTGTTCTCTTAATTATTTCTCTTAATCAATTATTCTCtacagttaatttatttagttagcattcaatccaaaaccccccatactttggactctaaaagaaacgaattatccccagtccctgtggattcgaccctactcaccgctatatacaaaatatgtatttttcttgagtaggtaattattattacacaggttcggcacctgtcaacaAGGTATAGAAGTCCTAAAACTGataattgaagatggtttaggGGAAAATGTTGCAATAAGCTCTGGATGTAATTTTAAATACTTGAGCATGAGAAGGTCGCATGTAGAACTATATCTAAGGACCAAGAAATTTGATGCGAAAAATGGCGAATTTTTTTGTTACAGTCTTGACTCTCAATGgtttggaaacaaaaagatcAATGTGAAATTTGTTTTTGATCAACTGCATCCTCTAATGCAGTTCATTAATAAACATAATAAGAATCCCAGAACATTAACATTTGTCCTTTTTAACCTATTAACATTAATACTTTGCAAAATAGCAATAACtccaaaatcttcttgtaattgCACCAAAAGTTTATTAAACCTTACAGAAGCAGCGACCCAAAAGGCTAGCATGATAAGCAACATGTAGCAATTACAGAAGTTCAGTCACATAATCAATAGCACGCATATATAGTTCAAGTCCTGGATTCGCTGGCGTTCATGAAGCAGATGATTCAGATAACAGGTTTATACTACAGTTTCTTCATAATCAACTGAGCACCATACTGAGGTTGAAGAAGGGTAAGAAACAAGTATGGGGCATGCGTATACAAtggagaaagctcaaaggaaaAGCGCTGTAAAATTAAAGCTAATGCCATTTTTGCTTCAAGCAGAGCAAAGTTTTGCCCAATGCATATCCGAGGTCCCCCACCAAATGGCAGAAAACAGGGCTGGCCCTTAGTAGCCTTTGCAACTCCCTCGCTAAATCTCTCTGGGTTGAATTCCTTTGCATCATCACCCCATAAACTTGGATCATGATGTAGCAAGATTGAAGGCATCAAGACAAACATTCCAGCAGGTAGAGATAGTTCCCCTAATTTAGTGTCTTCGTTAACCCTCCGGGAAATCATAACTCCTGGTGTATATAGTCTTAGAACCTCATTAAGGATCATAGTCACCTGTAAAAGAAGAATTACAAACCGATGCTTAAATGGAGTGCGAACTTCGTTCCAAGAGAAGAAAATTGTAAGATAAGTATCCAGACAATGTCAAGTGTCAACTAATAGCTGTTGCCTACTAGAAAGCAGAAACATTACACTAAACTCGGATATTGTTGTGCTTCAGGTAATGGCAAAAGTAAAACATGTCCTGAGTGAATGGAATGTTAGGCTATGATATTCTTTATGAAGTCTTCTGCATCCGAACCCACGAAACTAATTATTCTTCCAAAAGAGAACCTAAAAAACAAGTCTGAAATGTGGCTGACATTCATGATATTCGAGTCTAGTCACTGCAGATTTGTGATACAAAACTGAAATTCTTGAATAATATCAAACTATTCTGTCATCAAAGCTTGTCCTCTTGATAAATTGAAGCTACTTACAATTTTCAGCCGATTTAACTCTTCAAAATCTGGTATATTGTTGCCAAAGACCTGAAGAACCTCATCTCTAGCACGAGCTTGCCAGTCTGAATGCTTGCTCAACAAGATTAGTGTCCACACAAGCAAGATTGCAGTTGTCTCATGTCCAGCAAAATAGAATAGCTTGCACTCTTGAATGACCTCTTCAGAAGTCATCCCAAACCTTTCATTCCCATGTTCTTGGATCTCCTTGAAGTTGGATTCTAGAAGTAAACCCAACAAGTCACTATGAGTAGCTTCCCCTTCTTGCATTGCTCTCACTCTTTTGTTAATGATGCCCAGTATCAATGATCGCACGtccttgaaaattttcttcatttttttgtttctttttgtagGTAAAAATCTATATGAAAAGGAAAATATGTCAAACAGTACGGACAAAAACAATTTGTCAAATATTATGTTGGTTGCATCAGTTGGATCTTTACCGTCTGACTGAACCAAAATAGCTCAAGGATGTGTAGATaaaaactttgagaaatttttttagatTACTATAGTTAAAGTTGGTAAAAAACTAGTATAAAACAAACTCGAGTAAAAACTCAACTTCCAAACAAGCCCATAGTTTGCTTAAGACGTTTAGGTCCTACAAAATCAAGTATGCATGTCTCCCTTGGTTGGTTAAAGTAAAACGTTTCGTCTGATGGCTGACTTTGACATGTAATCCAAGCGTAAAAGCGCACATTATCCTGAATCTTGATCATCAAAAGAATGTGTTTAAAAACGGTGAATTTATGGAATTACCTCCATCCTGGAACATAAATTGATTGTATAGCTTGCTCGAAAAGTTCAGATTGTTGCATTTGAAGCTCAAATATCTTTCGTCCTTCTTCATAGTTGCTACCAAATGCTGTTCTTGAGATCATGTCGCCAGCCAAAGTTCTAATATCGGGCCACACATCCAATTCCAATGATCCATCTGCCAAGGCACTGTTCTCCCATTTGCTCAACATTTCACTACAACTCGAGCAAAATGCTGGCACCATATGCTATGTaaataatgaggggaaaaaagTTCAGTCTCAATTAAAAGCCATATGCATGGCTAAATTGTTG
The DNA window shown above is from Coffea arabica cultivar ET-39 chromosome 5e, Coffea Arabica ET-39 HiFi, whole genome shotgun sequence and carries:
- the LOC113687817 gene encoding cytochrome P450 72A225, which encodes MDTFCSIIGVLCSVFLTIWAWIILNWVWFKPKKLEKYLRQQGLGGSHYRLLFGDMKETAQMVKQAYSKPINFTNDIVPRILPFVDKLNRSSGTNCLTWMGPSPALLLIDPELVKEVLTKNYVYQKPRNNPLGKLLAEGFATYDTDKWAKNRRIISPAFHLEKLKHMVPAFCSSCSEMLSKWENSALADGSLELDVWPDIRTLAGDMISRTAFGSNYEEGRKIFELQMQQSELFEQAIQSIYVPGWRFLPTKRNKKMKKIFKDVRSLILGIINKRVRAMQEGEATHSDLLGLLLESNFKEIQEHGNERFGMTSEEVIQECKLFYFAGHETTAILLVWTLILLSKHSDWQARARDEVLQVFGNNIPDFEELNRLKIVTMILNEVLRLYTPGVMISRRVNEDTKLGELSLPAGMFVLMPSILLHHDPSLWGDDAKEFNPERFSEGVAKATKGQPCFLPFGGGPRICIGQNFALLEAKMALALILQRFSFELSPLYTHAPYLFLTLLQPQYGAQLIMKKL